In the genome of Luteitalea pratensis, the window AGCGATTGTCGATACCACCCTGCAGACCCGGCCGGAGGGGATGACCCACTGGAGCTGCCGGCGGATGGCCGCGCGGCAGGGCGTCAGTAAGTCCACGGTCAGCACCATCTGGCGCAGCCATCATCTCCAGCCGCATCGGGTCACGCGCTTCAAGTTGTCGCGGGATCCGCACTTTCTGGAGAAGCTCACCGATGTCGTGGGGCTCTATCTGAATCCGCCGCAGCAGGCGTTGGTGCTGTGTGTCGACGAAAAGAGCCAGATTCAGGCGCTCGATCGTACGCAGCCGGGTCTCCCGTTGAAGAAGGGCCGCTGCGGCACGATGACGCATGACTACAAGCGCAATGGCACGACGACGCTGTTTGCCGCCCTGGAGGTCTTGGAAGGACGGGTCGTCGGCCAGTGTTACGAACGCCATCGGCACCAAGAGTTCGTGAAGTTTCTTCGCACGCTGGAACACGAATTTCCCGGCACGGTGCCGCTGCACTTGGTGTTGGACAACTACGGCACGCACACCCATCCCACGGTCCGCGCCTGGCTCGCCCGGCATCCGCGCTTTGTCCTCCACTTTGTCCCGACCAGTTCCAGTTGGCTCAATCTCATCGAGCGGTGGTTTGGGGAACTCACCGGCAAACGCGTCCGGCGCGGATCGTTCGCCAACGTTGATGAATTGCAACAGGCCATTCAGGAGTTTCTGGCCGCGTGGAACGAGCACCCGAAACCGTTCGTGTGGACGGCCACCGTGCAACGGATCCAAGAGAAGCTCGCGCGCTGCCGCCAAACGCTCGAGCAGATTCAGCCCGGCTCCACGCAGCCGCGCCGCAGACGGTCCAATGCGTTGTCCAGTTAATTCTCGGACACTACACTAGCGGGTGGAGTCTGCGCGGGCACTGCAATGCCCTTTTCCATCGATTCGACGCCAACGCCTTCGCCACCCATCGACCTGCCGACCGCTACGCTATGGGAGGCGAGCGAGCTCGTAAGGACGAAAAAGGCTTCGCCGAGAGAACTGACCGCCTCATGCCTGGCGCGGATTCAGCGCTTGAACCCGAGCTTGAACGCGTTCATCACCGTGACTGCCGAACAGGCGACAGCGGACGCGCAACGCGCGGAAGAGGAGATCATGAAAGGCGGCTGGCTGGGTCCGCTGCATGGAATTCCTGTGGGCCTCAAGGACTTGTTCGATACGGCGGGCGTGCGGACGACGGGCGGAAGCGGGCAGTTTGCCGATCGCGTCCCGACCGAAGACGCCGAAGTGGTACGGCGACTGAAGGCAGCAGGCGCGGTGATCGTCGGGAAACAGAACTTGCATGAGTCGTGCTGTCGAAGCTGACCGCGGGCGTGCGGGACGTTGTCGTACCGGTGAGACCGGAAGTGAACAGCGCCGTGATGTTGGCCGAAGGCGCTGCCTTTCACGCGGCCCGAGTGCGAGAAGGGCCGCAGTTGTTTCAACCACCCGTGCTGGGACGTCTGCGCGGCGGTGAGGCCGTGGGCACGGCGACGCATATCGACCGGCGCCGCGAGCTCGATCAGATGCGTCGCGCAGCGCCAAGCCTGTTCACGCATGTCGATCTGCTCGTCACACCCACCATCCCCCAGTTGCCGATAGCTATCGCCGAAGCGCAGGACGACCAGGCCGGAACGGCCGTGTTTGCGCGCAACACGAGACCGTTCAACGACTACGGGCTGCCCGCCCTGTCCGTGCCGTGCGGGTTCGCGAAGAACGGCCTTCCGATCGGCCTGCAAATTGTCGGGCCACCATGGGCACAGGAGTCCGTTCTCCGCCTCGCTCACGCCTTCGAACAGACGACCGACTCGCGGACACGACGTCCGACGCTGTGATGCACTCAGCGACCACGGCCCAACAAGGCGATGGTCTCGAATCCCTGCTGACCTCCGGGCGACCTTCGGACCCAAGAGATTCTTGAAGGAATGGCCGCGGAGGTCCACCTCGGCGTGCTGAGTACGAGAAGCGGTCGCGCCGACCAACATCACCCAAGGGCTGCGAAAGCATCTCGATGGCCGAAGGCCGAACGACGACGGCCGGTAGACGTGGCTCCCGGCGCCCGCGCTCACGGCGCCGCCAGGCCACGCTGCGACGTGAGATAGACCGCGAACGTACCGAGCCAATGGCCGCCGGCGTAGGGTGCGCCGGTCACCGCGGCGAGACCGAGTTCGCGATGCCGTGACGCGGCGGCCGTCAGTGCGGGGCGGCGCGGATCGTCGGCCGGCAGCGCCGAGAGGATCCCTTCCAGCATCCACGCGCGGCTCAGGTTAAGGCCGTCGAGATGCGCGAGCTTGCCGTCGGTCTTGTCGAGCACGACGCCTGGCTCGAGCCACGAGGCGTCAGCCTTCGTGAGCGTCGGCACCTGCGGCAGGAAGTCGGCGAACCATCGGGAGAACTCTGCAGGCGACAGCACGCGTCGCATCAGGTCGGCCTCGGCGAGGCACGGCGACACGAAGTCCTGCCCGGACGGTTCGTAGGCCATCGGACACGCCCTGTCGGCGAGGTAGAACGCCCGCGACCGTTCGACGAGCAATCGCTCGAACTCCGCGTGCTTCGCGTGCCGCGCCCAGTCCAGCGCCAGGCCGAACGCGAAGGCCGTCTGCGAGTGCTCGCCGGTACGAATCGGCCGCGTGAGCTTGGGCAGCCAGTCCATGAAGCGCGCCACGGCTTCGACCTCCATCGGCGCCAGCGACTTCGCCCAGCCGCGTGCCTGCGGGCTGTCCCACTCACGCAGCTCCATCGTCAGCTGCAGCAGCCAGGCGAGCCCGTACGGTCGCTCGAACTCCTGCCGTCCAGGCACGCGGAGATAGGCCATTTCGCCGGCCACACGCTCGGCCGTGAAGCTCGTCGCCAGGGCCGCTTCCGCTTTTGCGGCAAGCGGTGTTACCGGATGCAGGCGCGCGACGCGCGCGAGCAGCCAGTGCCCGTGCACCGACGAGTGCCAGTCGAAACAGCCGTAGAAGACGGGCGTCAGCGCCCGCGGCACCTTCGCGTCGGCATCGGAGGCGAGCGTGTGCGCCACCTTGTTCGGGTACTCCTGGTGCACGCATGCCAGTGCCAGCGCCGCGAGTTGCTCCGCTTGAACGAGGTCCATGGGTGTCGGCGCCATCACCGCCTTCGTCATCAGCACCAGTGCGAGCAGCATGCTGCACAGTCTAATTTCAGGATTTCAGAATTTCAGAATTTCAACACCACCTCAGTACTTCGAAGGTTGGCGGTGTGAATGAAGTTCTGAAATTCTGAAATTGTGCAATTCTCTCCCCGTGCCCCAATCCAGACGTTGCTTTCTCGCCCTCGGCGCGGCCGGACTCGTGTCGGCCGCTCGGCCCGTCTTTGCCAGCCGGCTGGTCGCGCCGGCGGCGGCGTTCAAGGTCGGCATCACCGACTGGAACCTGCGCAAGGAGGCCAATCCGGAGTCGTTCGCTCTCGCAAAACAACTCGGCTTCGACGGTGTGCAGGTCAGCCTCGCTGCAGGCCGTGGCAAGGACCGCGGTCCGATCTCGTCCGAGGTCGTGCAGCGGTACCGTGCCGAGTCGAAGCTACACGGCCTGCCGATGACCTCGACGTGCCTCAACATCCTGCACACCAACTACCTGAAGTCGGATCCGCTCGGGCCCCAGCG includes:
- a CDS encoding IS630 family transposase, whose amino-acid sequence is MPAAVPALSLSVTDRDQIERWLCAQNTPQQVALRSRIVLAAAAGQSDSAIAADLAINRKTVMLWRARFAAQGLTSLWAIAPGRGRKATYDGAKIKAIVDTTLQTRPEGMTHWSCRRMAARQGVSKSTVSTIWRSHHLQPHRVTRFKLSRDPHFLEKLTDVVGLYLNPPQQALVLCVDEKSQIQALDRTQPGLPLKKGRCGTMTHDYKRNGTTTLFAALEVLEGRVVGQCYERHRHQEFVKFLRTLEHEFPGTVPLHLVLDNYGTHTHPTVRAWLARHPRFVLHFVPTSSSWLNLIERWFGELTGKRVRRGSFANVDELQQAIQEFLAAWNEHPKPFVWTATVQRIQEKLARCRQTLEQIQPGSTQPRRRRSNALSS
- a CDS encoding amidase family protein translates to MPFSIDSTPTPSPPIDLPTATLWEASELVRTKKASPRELTASCLARIQRLNPSLNAFITVTAEQATADAQRAEEEIMKGGWLGPLHGIPVGLKDLFDTAGVRTTGGSGQFADRVPTEDAEVVRRLKAAGAVIVGKQNLHESCCRS
- a CDS encoding amidase family protein — protein: MLSKLTAGVRDVVVPVRPEVNSAVMLAEGAAFHAARVREGPQLFQPPVLGRLRGGEAVGTATHIDRRRELDQMRRAAPSLFTHVDLLVTPTIPQLPIAIAEAQDDQAGTAVFARNTRPFNDYGLPALSVPCGFAKNGLPIGLQIVGPPWAQESVLRLAHAFEQTTDSRTRRPTL
- a CDS encoding DUF2891 domain-containing protein, yielding MLLALVLMTKAVMAPTPMDLVQAEQLAALALACVHQEYPNKVAHTLASDADAKVPRALTPVFYGCFDWHSSVHGHWLLARVARLHPVTPLAAKAEAALATSFTAERVAGEMAYLRVPGRQEFERPYGLAWLLQLTMELREWDSPQARGWAKSLAPMEVEAVARFMDWLPKLTRPIRTGEHSQTAFAFGLALDWARHAKHAEFERLLVERSRAFYLADRACPMAYEPSGQDFVSPCLAEADLMRRVLSPAEFSRWFADFLPQVPTLTKADASWLEPGVVLDKTDGKLAHLDGLNLSRAWMLEGILSALPADDPRRPALTAAASRHRELGLAAVTGAPYAGGHWLGTFAVYLTSQRGLAAP